The window GAGGTCTATTCGCCCGAGCATGATCCTCTGGCCGTTCTGGAACATGGCGAACGCGCGGCGATCAGCGTTTATGCGCAGGGCAAGGATTACCACGACATCGTCAAGAAGCGGCTGAAACGGCTGGGGCGCTGGTTGATCAAAACCTATGGCGGCGACATCAAGGTTTTCGTCGACACCGCCCCGGTGATGGAAAAGCCGCTGGCGCAGGCCGCCGGGCTGGGCTGGCAGGGCAAGCACACCAATCTGCTGGCGCGCGATCTGGGCAGTTGGTTCTTTCTGGGCGCCATCTTTACCACGCTGGAACTGCCGCCTGACGCGCCGGAGGTGGATCACTGCGGCACCTGCACTGCCTGTCTGGATATTTGTCCGACCAGTGCTTTTCCCGCCCCTTTTCAACTGGATGCGCGGCGCTGCATTTCCTATCTGACGATCGAGCATAAAGGTCCCGTCGATGTGGGCTTGCGCGGGTTGATGGGAAACCGGATCTATGGCTGCGATGATTGTCTGGCCGTCTGTCCCTGGAACAAATTTGCCCAGGCCGCCAGCGAGATGCGCTATCGCGGCATAATCGACGCGCCGCCCTTGGCAGATCTGGCGGTA is drawn from Paracoccus tegillarcae and contains these coding sequences:
- the queG gene encoding tRNA epoxyqueuosine(34) reductase QueG, which translates into the protein MGVTRPDAVPELAGRLADFLAAGRHGQMGWMAERTGWRGDPAALWPEARSVVMLAEVYSPEHDPLAVLEHGERAAISVYAQGKDYHDIVKKRLKRLGRWLIKTYGGDIKVFVDTAPVMEKPLAQAAGLGWQGKHTNLLARDLGSWFFLGAIFTTLELPPDAPEVDHCGTCTACLDICPTSAFPAPFQLDARRCISYLTIEHKGPVDVGLRGLMGNRIYGCDDCLAVCPWNKFAQAASEMRYRGIIDAPPLADLAVLDDAGFRSRFSGSPIKRIGRDRFVRNVLYAIGNSAQPALRGVAQVLTEDADPAVADAARWAALRLGRAT